A window from Citrus sinensis cultivar Valencia sweet orange chromosome 3, DVS_A1.0, whole genome shotgun sequence encodes these proteins:
- the LOC127900612 gene encoding uncharacterized protein LOC127900612 codes for MFKKKKRLGEFETVALTQECSHLFQSKIAKKLKDPGSFIISCSIGTKYNGRALCDLGASINLMSLSLFKQLGVGECKPTTVTLQLADRSHAYHERKIKDVLVKVDKFIFPMDFIVLDFETDKEVPIIFGRPFLATRKTVIDVQKEELTMRVNDQQVTFNVLEAIKSPDKAEDCNFLSVVDLAVADRINRCCSKEVIKAATFESFEEENIAAN; via the coding sequence atgtttaaaaagaaaaaaaggttggGAGAATTTGAAACTGTTGCTTTAACACAGGAATGCAGTCACCTGTTTCAGAGTAAGATTGctaaaaaattgaaggatCCAGGAAGCTTCATAATATCATGTTCAATTGGAACTAAGTACAATGGCAGAGCACTCTGTGACTTGGGAGCCAGCATTAATCTAATGTCATTATCTCTATTTAAGCAATTAGGAGTAGGAGAGTGCAAGCCAACAACAGTCACTCTGCAGTTGGCTGACAGATCTCATGCATACCATGAAAGAAAGATTAAAGATGTATTGGTGAAGGTTGACAAATTCATCTTTCCAATGGATTTCATTGTACTAGACTTTGAGACTGATAAAGAGGTGCCAATTATATTTGGAAGACCTTTCCTGGCAACTAGGAAGACTGTGATAGATGTTCAGAAAGAAGAGCTAACCATGAGGGTGAATGACCAACAAGTCACCTTCAATGTATTAGAAGCTATTAAGAGTCCTGATAAGGCAgaagattgtaattttttaagtgtTGTGGACCTTGCTGTGGCAGACAGAATAAATAGATGCTGCAGTAAAGAGGTTATCAAAGCTGCCACCTTTGAaagctttgaagaagaaaatattgcaGCAAACTAG